In one window of Henckelia pumila isolate YLH828 chromosome 1, ASM3356847v2, whole genome shotgun sequence DNA:
- the LOC140874483 gene encoding uncharacterized protein, protein MAKKEAKPWLIIWILLLRKFDVEIKDKRGTKNRVADHLSHLVHIDEELRLREKFPDEQLFSASTELPCLLKKYHVMHKISTAYHPQSNGQAEVLNREIKSILEKTANPTRKDWSLRLDDALWDYKTAFKMPIGMSPYRLIFGKPCNLPMDESGKHRKAQLQELEEIRNDAYISSKIYKEKTKVFHDKMISIREFEFGQKVLLYHSRLRLFPAEIQSLDTSKIFKVNGHRLKHYYEGVQANVGEDEHDLTLDAPPDVE, encoded by the exons ggaggcaaaaccatGGCTAATAATATGGATACTactcttgagaaaatttgatgtggaaatcaagGACAAAAGAGGAACAAAGAATCGAGTCGCTGACCACTTGAGCCATCTGGTTCACATTGATGAGGAGCTGAGATTGCGCGAAAAATTCCCTGATGAGCAACTGTTTTCAGCAAGCACAGAATTACCCTG TTTGCTGAAAAAGTATCATGTGATGCACAAGATCTCCACTGCCTAccatccacaatccaatggtCAAGCTGAGGTTTTGAACAGAGAGATCAAGTCTATCTTAGAGAAGACCGCGAATCCTACAAGAAAGGACTGGAGCTTGCGCTTGGATGATGCTTTGTGGGATTACAAAACCGCGTTCAAGATGCCAATTGGAATGTCCCCATATCGGCTGATATTTGGGAAACCATGCAATCTGCCc atggatgagagtggcaAGCATCGGAAGGCGCAGTTGCAGGAATTAGAGGAGATACGCAATGATGCATATATTAGTTCAAAGATTTACAAGGAAAAGACAAAGGTGttccatgacaagatgatctcCATAAGGGAATTCGAATTCGGTCAGAAAGTCCTTctctatcactcacgacttcggctatttccag CCGAAATTCAGAGCTTGGACACATCAAAaatattcaaggtgaatggccacaGACTAaaacactactatgaaggagtccaagcgaATGTAGGAGAGGACGAGCATGATCTCACACTAGATGCTCCGCCAGATGTCGAATAA